The stretch of DNA GGCGCACAGGGGCGTAGTTGATGCCCAGCTTCTCCCGCAACTGCTTCACCACATAGCGGCGGTAGTGTTCCGGGACCCCTTGGGGCTGGTTGACGAAGGCGATGAAGGTGGGAGGCTGCACTTCGGCCTGGGTGAGATAAAAGAATTTAAGGGGTCTATCCCGGTAACGAGGCGGCGGAGTCCGGTCAGTGATCTCGGCAAGGAGCCGGTTGAGGACCCCGGTGCCTACCCGGGTGCTGCTCTGAGTATGAATCGTCTGGAGGATGGGAAAGATTCGCCTCAGGTTATAGCCGGTGCTCACGGAAACCGGCAAAACCGGGGCATAGGCCATAAACTCCAGCCCCGAGGTGGCTTTTTCCAGAAGCTTTTTCGCCTCCTTGGGTTCATCGCGCTTTAAGTCCCATTTGTTCATCAGCACCAGGCAGCCTTTACCCTGGTCCTCGATGAGCCCGATGATGCGCAGATCCTGGCCGGTGAGGCCTTCCATGGCGTCCAGCATGAGCACCGCCACTTCCGCCCGGGACAAGGCCTTGATGGTCTTCAAGACCATCTGGCGCTCCAGGCCCCGTTCCACGTGGCTGGGACGGCGCAGGCCCGCGGTGTCCACCAGGACGTAGTCCACCCCATCCGAAGTAAAGGGGGAGTCGATAGCGTCCCGGGTGGTGCCGGGGATTGGGCTCACCAGCAGGCGCTCCTCCCCTAAGAAGTGGTTGACCAGGGAGGATTTCCCCACGTTGGGCCGGCCGACGATGGCCACCCGGATGCCCGGGGCTGTGGACGCAAGCTCCTGGGGAGGCGGCAAGACTTCGCCCAGGGCCGCAAGCAGTGTCCCTATACCCAGGCCATGGGTGGCTGACACGGGGAAAAGCGGGTCCATTCCGAACCGGTAAAACTCGGGCACCTGGAGTTCCAGACCTGGGTGATCGACCTTGTTGACCACCAGGAGAACGGGCTTGGCGGTGCGCCTCAGGAAGTCCACTACCTCGGCATCGCCTTCCTGGGGGCCTTGACGGCCGTCCACCACCAACAGAATGGCGTCGGCCTCCGAGACTGCAGCTTCAGCTTCGCGCCGCACCAATCCGGAAAGGTCTTCTTCGCCGCCCACCAAGCCACCGGTATCCACCAGCAAGATCGTGCGATCATCGAAAGTGAAGGTGGCGTAATGACGATCCCGGGTAACCCCTGGCATGTCGGCTACCAGCGCCTTGGAAGAGCGGGTGAGGCGGTTGAAGAGGGTGGACTTCCCCACGTTGGCTCGACCGACGATGGCCACCAACGGTTGTTCGGCCGGAATCATGGTCATTTTTGGGGCGCGCCGGGGCTTTGCGCCAGATTCTTGGGAGGCCAACTGCGCAGTATCTCCACGGCTTTCTTCAATTGGGGATCCTTATCCAACTCCTCCGGGGTGATGGGTTGGTTCCAGGGCTTATCGGTCAGGCCTTCCCGCCGCATGTGCTGGGTGAGGAGCTCATCCCGAAGTTTCTGCAACGACTCGTCCTTGGGAGGCTTCTTCTCTTCCACCACCACATCGGGCTGGATGCCCTTTTCGTTAATGGTGATCCCACTCGGGGTAAAGTAGAGCGCGGTGGTCAGGCGCAGGGCCGAGCCGTCATCCAGAGGAATGATGGTTTGGACTGAGCCCTTGCCGAAGCTCTTGGTTCCCACGATTACGGCCCGCTTTTGGTCTTTGAGTGCTCCGGCGACAATCTCGGAGGCCGAAGCGCTGCCCTCATTAATGAGCACAACGATGGGAGTCGTGGCTAACTTGCCTTCTTCAGTGGGGCGGGCGAAAAACCGCATGTTCTGGTTGCGGCTGCGTCCCTCGGTATAAACGATGAGCCCGCCTTTCAAAAATTCATCGGAGACGCGCACTGCCTGTTCCAGCAGCCCGCCGGGATCGTTGCGCAGGTCCAGGACCAAGCCTTTGAAGGGCACCAGGCGTTGCTTCATCTTCTTGAGGTAGGCCTGCAGATCGTGATCGGTGGAATCCTGAAAATTTGTCAGCCTGACATAACCGATGCCGTCGTCAAAGATGCGGGCCTTAACACTCCGGATAGGAATAATTTCCCGAACGATCACCACATCCTTAGGCTGCTGAAAGCCTTCCCGGTTGATGCTGAGGGTCACCTTGCTCCCCTTGGCGCCACGAATCAGTTTCACCGCTTCCATGAGGGTGACATTCTTGGTAGAAGTGCCGTTGATCTTGAGGATCTGGTCGCCGGCTTTAAGGCCCGCCTGATAAGCCGGGGTGCCTTCTATGGGGGAGACCACAGTCAAAATGCGGTCTTTTAGGGTAATCTCTATGCCGATACCGCTGAATTTTCCCTTGGTTTCGATCTGCAATTCCCGGAACTCGTCCGGGGTCATAAAGGAAGAATGGGGGTCCAGGGTTCCCACCGCACCCTGGATAGCGCCATAGATCAGGTCCTTGGTGGTTTTGGGCTCGGGATACTGCTGTTCGACGAGGGCCAGAGCTTGGGCCAAGACCTTCAACTTCGCGTCACTCACCGGCGCAGGAGCGAGGGACGGCTGCAAAGCTTTGGTGGCACCCATCAGATCAGGGTTCTCGCCAAAGACCACTCCGGGTCCGGCAAAATTCCACCCCAGGGCCAGCCCCAACATTAAGGCCACGCCACTCCAAACCCATGATTTCCGTGACATCATTTGCTTAAATCACCCTGATGCTTGGGGCCCGGCCTGATGGGTGATCACTCACCCGAGTCCGACTGTCCCCGTAATATGTTACTAAGAAGCCTTTGCTTTCGGTGCCGCCGGCGGGTTCCCGGAAGTTAACAGGTCCACCGCCTGCTGGACCCAGGGATCTTGTTCCGGGGTCATCTCTTTTGCGGGCGCCTTCTTCTTTTCGCCTTTTTCATCCTTGGCCGTAACCCCCGGGACCCCAGGTTCCAGACCTTTGCCCTGAATTTTGTCCCCCTTGGGGGTATAGCACTGGGACACGGTCATTACCAGGGCGGAGCCATCCTCCAGCGGAAACGCCTTCGTGAGGCCGCACAGCCCCAGAGTCTTGACTCCCACGAGGGTGACCCGGGCCTGATCCCGGAGGGCCCCGGCCATGATCTCAGCCGCCCGGGCCGTTCCCTGGTCCACCAGCACCACGATGGAAGGCAGTTTTTTGAAGACCAGATCCCGTTCTTTGCCCTTGAAGATTTCCTCGCTTTTCGCGGCGCGCCCCTTGGCGGTCAAAATCTGTTGGTCACCCAGCAGCAGGGAGGTGCTGCGCACTGCTTCCTCCATGGTGCCCCGGGCATTGTTGCGCAGGTCCAGGACAATCCCCTTGACCGGAGGTTGATGCTGGCTGATACTCTTCAACGCCGTGGCCAACTCCGCCGGGGTCTCATTGTTGAAGTAACGGATGCGCACATAGGCGACGTTGTGCTCAAGGTAACGGCTGGTAACGGTGCTCACCCCCAGGGGTTCCAGAGTAACCGTCAGATCTAAAGGTTTGACCTCGCCGTTCCGCAACACCTGCAATTTGATGGCGGTGTTCGGCGCGCCCTGGAAGCGCCGGGAGGCCTCCTGGGTGGTCAGGTTGCGCACCTGATGCCCATCCATTTTAATAATGTGGTCGCCGGGCTTTAGACCGGCCCGGGAGGCCGGACTGTCATCGATGACACTGACCGCGGTCAGCAGGTTATCCTTGACGATCAGCACCATCCCCGCCTCGGCCGGACTGGACTTGTCTCCGGTGAGATAAGCCTGGTACTCCTTGGCCGTAAGGAACGAAGAGTCCGGGTCCAAAGAGTTCATCATCCCCCGCAGAGAGCCGTAAATCAGAGTCTCTTCATTCTTGGGCCAGACATATTTCTGGGTGATCTCGAACAGGGCCTCGGTATACAGGCGCAGGGAG from Desulfobaccales bacterium encodes:
- a CDS encoding S41 family peptidase, which encodes MMSRKSWVWSGVALMLGLALGWNFAGPGVVFGENPDLMGATKALQPSLAPAPVSDAKLKVLAQALALVEQQYPEPKTTKDLIYGAIQGAVGTLDPHSSFMTPDEFRELQIETKGKFSGIGIEITLKDRILTVVSPIEGTPAYQAGLKAGDQILKINGTSTKNVTLMEAVKLIRGAKGSKVTLSINREGFQQPKDVVIVREIIPIRSVKARIFDDGIGYVRLTNFQDSTDHDLQAYLKKMKQRLVPFKGLVLDLRNDPGGLLEQAVRVSDEFLKGGLIVYTEGRSRNQNMRFFARPTEEGKLATTPIVVLINEGSASASEIVAGALKDQKRAVIVGTKSFGKGSVQTIIPLDDGSALRLTTALYFTPSGITINEKGIQPDVVVEEKKPPKDESLQKLRDELLTQHMRREGLTDKPWNQPITPEELDKDPQLKKAVEILRSWPPKNLAQSPGAPQK
- the der gene encoding ribosome biogenesis GTPase Der, which produces MTMIPAEQPLVAIVGRANVGKSTLFNRLTRSSKALVADMPGVTRDRHYATFTFDDRTILLVDTGGLVGGEEDLSGLVRREAEAAVSEADAILLVVDGRQGPQEGDAEVVDFLRRTAKPVLLVVNKVDHPGLELQVPEFYRFGMDPLFPVSATHGLGIGTLLAALGEVLPPPQELASTAPGIRVAIVGRPNVGKSSLVNHFLGEERLLVSPIPGTTRDAIDSPFTSDGVDYVLVDTAGLRRPSHVERGLERQMVLKTIKALSRAEVAVLMLDAMEGLTGQDLRIIGLIEDQGKGCLVLMNKWDLKRDEPKEAKKLLEKATSGLEFMAYAPVLPVSVSTGYNLRRIFPILQTIHTQSSTRVGTGVLNRLLAEITDRTPPPRYRDRPLKFFYLTQAEVQPPTFIAFVNQPQGVPEHYRRYVVKQLREKLGINYAPVRLILKGRQRRAMIGSKPK
- a CDS encoding S41 family peptidase produces the protein MKHLNALKTPGSGFRTYRRAGLIVLFFGLTAYFLLPVWAAPTSNYDSLRLYTEALFEITQKYVWPKNEETLIYGSLRGMMNSLDPDSSFLTAKEYQAYLTGDKSSPAEAGMVLIVKDNLLTAVSVIDDSPASRAGLKPGDHIIKMDGHQVRNLTTQEASRRFQGAPNTAIKLQVLRNGEVKPLDLTVTLEPLGVSTVTSRYLEHNVAYVRIRYFNNETPAELATALKSISQHQPPVKGIVLDLRNNARGTMEEAVRSTSLLLGDQQILTAKGRAAKSEEIFKGKERDLVFKKLPSIVVLVDQGTARAAEIMAGALRDQARVTLVGVKTLGLCGLTKAFPLEDGSALVMTVSQCYTPKGDKIQGKGLEPGVPGVTAKDEKGEKKKAPAKEMTPEQDPWVQQAVDLLTSGNPPAAPKAKAS